The Fusarium musae strain F31 chromosome 10, whole genome shotgun sequence genome window below encodes:
- a CDS encoding hypothetical protein (EggNog:ENOG41) yields the protein MDTPPFPQNSFSASYDVVIIGGATSGSAIARFLVSNPDFKGKVLVVEKNPSLAYSATQASNNCMLQQFATDINVKIAQYAAEFVKGFRKSLKCEDGDGIPDIPIRNFGYLYLADTSEFAGVLEEDQKLQDHYGAGTEMLSADEIASKYPLFVLDDIKAGSLNTVDEGAFDALGMAHSLRKNSQQLGVDYINNEVVGMTRVGNKITSVTLETVESIRLTTLSTPQEPELLRSHLPIEARRRSTYIFSVDEPLSQDLPLTIDPTGVHMQSYGKKDYLVGCSPIGLDVVVNPDDFSYAEDVWNLKMLPVLKKRVPQFSTTKDTHSWMIYYEFNTFDHNAIIGPHTEVSNLLLCAGFSGHGSQQAPACGRGVTELITYGEFRTLD from the exons ATGGATACTCCGCCGTTCCCTCAAAATTCTTTTTCAGCCTCCTACGATGTCGTCATCATAGGCGGCGCAACAAGCGGCTCAGCAATTGCCCGATTTCTCGTATCGAACCCTGACTTCAAGGGCAAAGTTCTCGTTGTTGAGAAAAACCCATCCCTTGCCTACTCTGCAACTCAGGCCAGCAATAACTGCATGCTTCAGCAATTTGCAACcgacatcaacgtcaagatTGCTCAGTATGCTGCCGAATTTGTTAAAGGTTTTCGGAAGAGCCTCAAGTGCGAGGATGGTGACGGCATCCCGGATATCCCCATCCGTAACTTCGGCTATCTGTATCTCGCTGATACTTCTGAGTTTGCTGGGGTTCTTGAGGAAGATCAAAAGCTTCAGGATCACTACGGTGCTGGGACTGAGATGCTGTCGGCTGACGAGATAGCATCTAAGTATCCTTTATTTGTTCTGGACGATATCAAGGCGGGCAGTCTCAACACTGTTGACGAGGGTGCCTTTGACGCCCTCGGCATGGCCCATAGCCTGCGCAAAAATTCTCAACAGCTTGGGGTCGATTACATCAACAATGAAGTTGTTGGAATGACTCGTGTCGGCAACAAAATCACTTCTGTTACTCTCGAGACTGTGGAGAGCATCAGGTTGACAACGTTGTCAACGCCACAGGAACCAGAGCTGCTGAGGTCTC ATCTCCCGATTGAGGCTCGCCGCAGATCCACGTATATCTTCTCTGTCGATGAACCTCTGTCTCAAGATCTCCCGCTCACCATTGATCCTACTGGCGTTCATATGCAATCATACGGAAAGAAGGATTACCTCGTAGGCTGTTCTCCGATCggtcttgatgttgttgtcaaCCCTGATGACTTCAGCTACGCGGAGGATGTATGGAACTTGAAGATGCTGCCTGTTCTCAAGAAGCGAGTTCCTCAGTTTTCCACTACAAAGGACACGCACTCGTGGATGATCTATTACGAGTTTAACACGTTCGATCATAATGCCATCATTGGACCGCATACTGAAGTCTCCAACCTGTTGCTCTGTGCCGGGTTTTCTGGACATGGAAGTCAACAAGCTCCTGCTTGTGGACGAGGTGTCACAGAGCTCATCACGTACGGAGAGTTTCGCACTCTGGATTAG
- a CDS encoding hypothetical protein (EggNog:ENOG41), with the protein MKVASHARRLKANSSSTPARDETIESRLAQIEARPSQITAEKPSDISHHDATGLNFENFPEIRVYKASDLWNEATTLPCLGISPQFPTGAMLAQTGKLELPPLQEVMDVLERYFDSYGRYMPPFDKVSFMKMTVDWYSENERKELIPWAAVNLILAVTYRIMDDVPIEEPKLAQCTSNVKSVTTELMAWSGDILVLIGSAIRLAQSMGLPSARASDNPDEAAQRHRVFWIAYILDKDDVKSLSLAVCSN; encoded by the exons ATGAAGGTTGCAAGCCATGCCCGGAGGCTCAAAG CCAATTCTTCTTCGACTCCCGCAAG GGACGAGACAATCGAGTCACGTTTGGCTCAGATCGAAGCAAGACCGAGCCAAATCACCGCCGAGAAGCCATCCGACATTTCACATCACGATGCAACCGGCTTGAACTTCGAGAACTTTCCCGAGATCCGCGTGTACAAGGCCTCAGACTTGTGGAACGAAGCTACGacattaccttgccttggaaTTTCACCGCAGTTTCCAACAGGAGCCATGTTGGCTCAAACAGGAAAGCTTGAGCTGCCACCACTTCAAGAAGTCATGGACGTCCTGGAGAGATACTTCGATAGCTATGGCCGCTACATGCCTCCGTTTGACAAGGTATCCTTCATGAAGATGACGGTCGACTGGTACTCTGAGAATGAAAGGAAGGAATTGATTCCTTGGGCTGCCGTCAACCTTATTCTCGCTGTGACTTACCGCATCATGGATGATGTACCGATCGAGGAGCCAAAGCTGGCTCAGTGTACGAGCAACGTGAAGTCTGTCACGACCGAGTTGATGGCCTGGAGTGGCGATATCCTAG TACTCATCGGAAGTGCCATCCGTCTTGCACAAAGCATGGGACTTCCTTCAGCCAGAGCATCCGACAATCCCGATGAAGCAGCACAACGTCACCGAGTTTTCTGGATAGCCTACATCCTGGACAAGGATGACGTGAAAAGTCTCAGCCTGGCTGTCTGCAGCAACTAA
- a CDS encoding hypothetical protein (EggNog:ENOG41) codes for MAETQGARKRYAVVGTGGRSSFFYSAIATEYSKTSCIVALCDTNQTRMNYANFKLKSLGHGEVPTYLASNFDQMIKESKPDEVIITTMDRTHNIYIVRALELGCNVITEKPMTIDAPRCKEIFSAVERTGQKVRVTFNYRYAPHNTKVFELLRSGAIGKVTSVHFEWMLNTSHGADYFRRWHRDKRNSGGLLVHKSTHHFDLVNFWLQTRPQTVFATGDLAFYGRENAEKRGETKFYTRAHGSEVAKADPFALHLDENPQLKAMYLDAEHEDAYYRDQSVFGDGISIEDTMNVLVKYRNGASLSYSLTAYAPWEGFRVSFNGTGGRLEVEVVENSYVNSGGDQAHEGSLESRKILLRPLFEKPREIKVEDGVGAHGGGDTVLLNDLFGTPVSDEYMRAASHIDGAASILTGIAANRSIATGQAINVDDILLVPSS; via the exons ATGGCCGAAACTCAAGGAGCACGAAAGCGATATGCCGTTGTTGGTACCGGCGGCcgctcaagcttcttctacTCGGCCATCGCAACAGAATACAGCAAAACGTCATGCATTGTAGCCCTTTGCGACACAAATCAGACGCGTATGAACTATGCAAACTTCAAGCTGAAGTCACTCGGTCATGGCGAGGTTCCAACGTATCTCGCCAGCAACTTCGATCAGATGATCAAAGAGTCAAAGCCAGACGAAGTCATCATCACAACCATGGATCGAACACACAATATCTACATCGTCAGAGCTCTCGAACTAGGATGTAATGTCATTACTGAGAAGCCGATGACCATTGACGCCCCTAGATGCAAAGAAATATTCTCAGCAGTCGAGAGAACCGGCCAGAAAGTTCGCGTCACTTTCAACTACAGATATGCGCCTCACAACACTAAAGTTTTCGAGCTGCTGAGATCCGGAGCTATTGGGAAAGTCACAAGTGTTCACTTTG AATGGATGCTGAACACCAGCCACGGAGCCGACTACTTCCGCCGTTGGCACAGGGACAAGCGCAACAGCGGTGGCCTTTTGGTACACAAGTCAACCCATCACTTCGACCTTGTCAACTTCTGGCTCCAAACCAGACCTCAAACCGTATTTGCCACAGGCGACCTTGCCTTTTACGGCCGAGAGAACGCAGAGAAGCGAGGCGAGACCAAGTTCTACACCCGCGCCCATGGCAGCGAAGTGGCAAAAGCCGACCCTTTTGCCCTTCACCTCGATGAGAATCCCCAGTTGAAGGCTATGTACCTGGATGCTGAGCACGAGGATGCTTACTACCGCGACCAGAGCGTCTTTGGTGACGGTATCAGCATCGAAGACACCATGAACGTTCTCGTCAAGTACCGCAACGGAGCTAGTCTCTCATACTCCCTTACAGCATACGCACCATGGGAGGGTTTCCGAGTTAGCTTCAATGGAACTGGTGGACGTCTTGAAGTTGAGGTCGTAGAGAACAGCTACGTCAACTCAGGTGGTGATCAGGCACATGAGGGATCTCTAGAGAGTCGCAAGATCCTACTTCGACCTCTCTTCGAGAAGCCAAGAGAGATCAAGGTCGAAGATGGTGTTGGCGCTCACGGAGGTGGAGATACTGTTCTACTGAATGATCTCTTTGGAACGCCAGTGTCGGATGAGTACATGCGAGCGGCGAGCCATATCGATGGTGCTGCCTCGATACTTACCGGAATCGCGGCTAACCGGTCTATTGCTACGGGACAAGCGATAAACGTAGATGATATTTTGCTAGTTCCCAGTTCTTGA
- a CDS encoding hypothetical protein (EggNog:ENOG41): MASQADPATAETKVSKDLHDETAKQDVSAGIIVPTLAEGDMPETTKKEIWSWYAYYIGSNGLALFNFGPTAFQNLLSQAAPSDTGLLPFAGRARDVNSIVLLANGISFAIQAVLFLIIGAYADFGTGRRWILLVWSIVAYGIGFAWLGVHDPSKWQTGTALYIVGLIAYQMTLTYWTAAFPSLARNTPQLKEAALQFESGEITQSEMDRKDEMERSRLSNVAFYIQSVGEVVILAIIVGIMFGVKVDKSAENNNWGLSVLIAFATACWLVLSIPWFIFEKKRPGMKVPDHLNMITVGFWQLWEALTQIWQLKQSLIYLVGYFLLGDSLNTTVTVIGTLQNQVVSYETLTLTYLLIVGIVAQAIGIGAFWLIQKHFNLSVKAMFNAVMVFIILLDGWGMIGNWTDKFGFKNVWEIWLYQAFYGLFVCPWYSYSQIMISSVTPRGHEFLFFSLFNIIGKSSSFIGPFISSAIIDATPGGTNNSAPFYFLFALSLVSAIGIWSFLDLEKSAREQELFIIQEKIRMGEESEASNIA; encoded by the coding sequence ATGGCATCGCAAGCAGATCCCGCGACAGCAGAGACCAAGGTGTCCAAAGACCTGCATGACGAGACTGCCAAGCAAGATGTTAGCGCAGGTATCATAGTGCCTACGCTGGCAGAGGGCGACATGCCTGAGACAACCAAGAAGGAGATCTGGTCGTGGTACGCGTACTACATTGGTTCAAATGGACTCGCCTTGTTCAATTTTGGACCGACTGCTTTCCAGAATCTGCTGTCGCAGGCGGCGCCCAGTGATACTGGCCTTTTACCATTTGCGGGTCGCGCACGAGACGTCAACAGCATTGTCCTACTTGCCAATGGCATATCTTTCGCCATCCAGGCTGTTCTCTTTCTCATTATTGGAGCCTACGCAGATTTCGGAACTGGTCGACGATGGATTCTTCTGGTCTGGTCAATCGTCGCATATGGCATCGGCTTTGCCTGGCTGGGGGTCCATGATCCCAGCAAGTGGCAAACTGGCACAGCTCTTTACATCGTCGGCTTGATAGCATATCAGATGACTTTGACTTACTGGACCGCTGCGTTTCCCTCTCTCGCCAGAAACACTCCGCAGCTGAAAGAAGCTGCCCTCCAGTTCGAGTCTGGAGAAATCACCCAAAGCGAGATGGATcgcaaagatgagatggagaggaGCAGGCTCAGCAACGTTGCCTTCTATATCCAGTCTGTTGGCGAAGTAGTTATTCTAGCCATTATCGTGGGCATCATGTTTGGTGTCAAAGTCGACAAGAGTGCCGAAAACAACAACTGGGGTCTGTCTGTTTTGATTGCTTTCGCTACTGCTTGTTGGCTTGTCCTCTCAATTCCCTGGTTCATATTCGAGAAGAAACGACCAGGAATGAAGGTCCCGGATCATTTGAACATGATTACCGTCGGATTCTGGCAGCTTTGGGAGGCCCTCACTCAAATCTGGCAACTGAAGCAGAGCTTGATCTATCTTGTTGGATACTTCCTCCTGGGAGATTCTCTAAACACCACCGTCACGGTTATCGGCACCCTTCAGAACCAGGTTGTCAGCTACGAGACTCTCACTTTGACGtacctcctcatcgtcggtATTGTCGCTCAAGCTATCGGCATTGGCGCCTTTTGGCTCATCCAGAAACACTTCAACCTCAGTGTCAAGGCCATGTTCAACGCCGTCATGGTCTTTATCATCCTTCTCGACGGCTGGGGCATGATTGGCAACTGGACCGATAAGTTTGGCTTCAAGAACGTCTGGGAGATCTGGCTGTATCAGGCTTTCTATGGACTATTTGTCTGTCCCTGGTACAGTTACTCGCAGATCATGATCAGCTCCGTCACACCTCGAGGACAcgagtttcttttcttctccctgttcaacatcatcggcaAATCGTCCAGTTTCATCGGACCCTTCATCAGCAGTGCTATCATTGATGCTACCCCCGGTGGTACCAACAATAGTGCTCCCTTTTACTTCCTGTTTGCTTTGAGCTTGGTCAGTGCTATTGGAATCTGGTCTTTcctcgatcttgagaagagtGCGCGGGAGCAAGAGTTGTTTATTATTCAAGAGAAGATACGCATGGGTGAGGAGTCAGAAGCAAGCAATATTGCGTAA
- a CDS encoding hypothetical protein (EggNog:ENOG41) — protein sequence MHNKVYDLTEFLPNHPGGKKVILKNAGKDSTADFDLIHSNDVLDKWLEPSKHLGDIDTSAAGTSANGAIQSDEPEQSQSTLISKPKLSQCVKISDFESVAQQTMKKSSWNYYSTGAEDEFTINENNAAFQRIRFRPKVLVNVEHVDISTTMLGAHTSAPIYITATAHAKLGDPDGEVTLARASNKHDIIQMIPLYSSCPLGDITNAREPDRTQWYQIYVKKDRNVTRKAVEAAEARGCKALCITVDNPHLGSREKVLSSQQNEYEDDEFQDAPATELDPSLIMNSTLSWGDIPWFQEITSMPIVLKGVQRVEDVIKAAEYGVQAVIISNHGGRQLDYSEAPIDVLVEAMPILRERGLQGKLEVYIDGGVRRGSDVLKALCLGARGVGIGRPFLYAMAAYGQIGLEKAIRIYKDELERNMRLLGCTSIDQLHPRMVKVLGEVRERL from the exons ATGCAT AACAAGGTCTACGATCTTACAGAGTTTCTTCCAA ATCATCCAGGAGGAAAGAAGGTGATCCTGAAAAATGCG GGCAAAGACTCTACCGCAGACTTCGATTTGATTCACTCGAATGACGTTCTTGATAAGTGGCTCGAGCCATCCAAGCACCTGGGCGATATCGATACCAGCGCAGCAGGCACATCCGCAAACGGAGCCATTCAGTCTGATGAACCGGAACAGAGCCAAAGCACTCTGATAAGCAAGCCAAAGTTATCACAATGCGTGAAAATATCGGACTTCGAGTCTGTAGCACaacagacgatgaagaaaTCTTCGTGGAACTACTATTCCACTGGGGCTGAGGACGAATTT ACCATCAATGAGAATAACGCGGCATTCCAACGCATACGGTTTCGGCCAAAGGTTCTTGTCAACGTTGAGCATGTGGATATCTCTACCACTATGCTTGGAGCACATACATCCGCTCCAATCTACATAACAGCCACTGCACACGCAAAGCTTGGAGACCCTGACGGCGAAGTGACGTTGGCGAGAGCAAGCAACAAGCATGATATCATCCAAATGATACCATTGTACTCATCATGTCCTCTTGGCGACATCACGAATGCTAGGGAACCCGATCGCACTCAATGGTATCAAATTTATGTCAAGAAGGATCGGAATGTGACGCGGAaggctgttgaagctgcggAGGCACGAGGTTGTAAAGCTTTGTGCATCACTGTTGATAATCCACATCTCGGAAGTCGCGAGAAGGTCCTAAGTTCGCAACAGAATGAGTATGAAGACGACGAATTTCAAGATGCACCAGCAACAGAGCTGGATCCGTCTCTCATAATGAACTCAACTCTGTCTTGGGGTGATATCCCGTGGTTCCAAGAAATCACCAGCATGCCGATCGTCCTCAAAGGCGTGCAGCGAGTTGAAGACGTCATAAAGGCAGCAGAATATGGCGTCCAAGCTGTGATTATCTCTAATCATGGCGGACGACAACTCGATTACTCAGAGGCTCCAATTGATGTCCTCGTAGAGGCTATGCCCATCTTAAGAGAACGAGGCCTTCAGGGTAAGCTTGAGGTGTATATTGACGGTGGGGTTCGCCGCGGGTCAGATGTGTTAAAAGCTTTGTGTCTCGGGGCTCGTGGCGTTGGCATCGGTCGCCCGTTTCTCTACGCGATGGCTGCCTATGGGCAAATAGGACTTGAGAAAGCTATTCGCATCTACAAAGATGAGCTTGAAAGGAATATGCGACTTCTTGGGTGCACCTCTATTGATCAGCTTCACCCACGGATGGTAAAGGTGCTCGGCGAGGTTCGAGAAAGGCTATAA
- a CDS encoding hypothetical protein (EggNog:ENOG41), with protein MTNTTCLCTDQTFAGLTQACVLKNCTVKDSLTLMRVQNLACGVPVKSQQMKFRINALVACILAEICVILRIYSKLKIFGKLGPDDYAILIAGFATVPYIWLACRLADLGFGLNIWDITPFERLYELLKLFWIDQIMYSVHLYSTKISILFFLRGIFTTSEFKKLTVSIGIFVCLCGAATMITTGLQCLPASYNWTSWDAEHKGHCNDLNSQTYAFGGINMACDIVILVLPINHLWKLQVKGRQKIQLFVMFSLGIVVTVFSIIRLPFLISLGKTTNPTWEYVEVTIWSIWETELGMVCASLPAIRHLFKHLWPNAMATIASKMSFSSTNKDSTLDKSAGSWGGSRGARSKTDNKEYYELDERSLIGKGPDPATNVSSTNVHSMA; from the exons ATGACAAACACAACATGTCTCTGTACGGATCAGACATTTGCAGGATTGACGCAGGCTTGCGTGCTGAAGAACTGCACAGTCAAGGACTCTCTGA CATTGATGAGAGTTCAGAACCTGGCGTGCGGTGTTCCTGTCAAGAGTCAACAGATGAAGTTCAGGATCAACGCCCTCGTTGCTTGTATCCTCGCCGAGATTTGTGTCATCTTGAGAATATACTCCAAGCTAAAGATCTTTGGCAAGCTTGGTCCTGATGACTATGCGATTCTCATTGCAGGA TTTGCTACAGTGCCTTACATCTGGCTCGCGTGCAGACTCGCAGATCTAGGCTTTGGGCTAAACATCTGGGACATCACTCCGTTCGAGCGCCTGTACGAACTACTGAAGCTCTTCTGGATAGATCAGATCATGTACAGCGTTCACTTGTATAGCACGAAGATCTcgattcttttctttctccgtGGTATCTTCACTACTTCTGAGTTCAAAAAGTTGACTGTGTCGATCGGCATCTTTGTCTGCTTGTGTGGGGCTGCGACAATGATCACCACTGGACTCCAATGTCTTCCAGCTTCTTATAATTGGACAAGCTGGGATGCCGAACACAAAGGCCACTGCAACGACCTCAACTCGCAGACTTATGCTTTCGGTGGAATCAACATGGCTTGTGATATCGTCATCCTAGTCTTGCCGATCAATCACCTTTGGAAGCTGCAGGTCAAGGGCCGGCAGAAGATCCAGCTCTTTGTTATGTTCAGTCTAGGCATTGT TGTCACCGTGTTTAGTATCATCCGTCTGCCATTCCTGATCTCTTTGGGAAAGACGACTAACCCAACCT GGGAGTACGTCGAAGTCACTATCTGGTCTATCTGGGAAACGGAACTCGGCATGGTATGCGCAAGCCTCCCAGCCATCCGCCATCTCTTCAAGCATCTCTGGCCCAACGCCATGGCTACCATTGCCTCCAAGATGAGCTTCTCCAGCACAAACAAGGACTCCACACTGGACAAGAGTGCTGGAAGCTGGGGTGGCAGCCGTGGGGCTCGCTCCAAGACAGATAACAAGGAGTActatgagcttgatgagcgGAGTCTCATTGGTAAGGGGCCGGATCCTGCCACTAATGTGAGCTCCACAAACGTTCATTCGATGGCGTAG
- a CDS encoding hypothetical protein (EggNog:ENOG41): MVASEKKTFERSAGLSLTRFLRFISSEYRILFTFVFTLNLIGVIIFLWLWFLDGNADPNTCGLATAINLAVSIVIREEHVVNGLYYVFTAFPKTSPLWLRSRMGKIYHLGGLHSGCGVAATFWFIMMSIEKTSFFHNTKDRDASMWVHIVIIYMLDCLLIAMLVMSYPSVRAKMHNAFEVVHRLAGWSSLALLWCLTVLDATINTKPGDSPAVAVFSSVPVWLVFISTCCVISTWLNCRKVQVVSERLSSHALRMYFDYTNPQPGTTIRLSSRPLLEWHAFATVNSPKENGFSVVISNAGDWTKKVVNEPPREVWIRRTPTCGVLRIAPMFNSIVLVATGSGIAPCLPVILAQQTRVTLFWSTRDPLETYGPDIASIILGMGDNAHIHNTTTMGRPNTLPTVLDLYKKTESEAVVVISNPKLTIDLVLDLQALGVPAFGPIWDS; the protein is encoded by the coding sequence ATGGTTGCttccgagaagaagaccttTGAAAGGTCTGCTGGCCTGTCACTCACTCGCTTCTTGAGATTTATTTCCTCAGAATACCGTATACTGTTCACGTTCGTTTTTACCCTCAACCTTATTGGCGTTATTATCTTTCTATGGCTATGGTTCCTTGATGGTAATGCAGACCCAAATACCTGCGGCCTCGCAACTGCAATAAATCTCGCAGTCAGTATTGTTATACGAGAGGAACATGTCGTCAACGGCCTATACTATGTCTTCACAGCGTTTCCGAAAACGTCACCACTCTGGCTAAGGTCACGGATGGGCAAGATCTACCATCTCGGAGGTCTACATAGCGGCTGTGGAGTGGCAGCTACCTTCTGGTTCATCATGATGTCCATTGAGAAAACCAGCTTTTTCCATAATACTAAGGACCGAGATGCCTCCATGTGGGTTCACATTGTTATCATCTACATGCTGGACTGCCTTCTCATTGCAATGCTGGTCATGTCTTACCCCTCGGTACGAGCGAAGATGCACAATGCTTTTGAAGTTGTTCATCGACTGGCTGGCTGGTCGTCTCTGGCTCTACTCTGGTGCCTTACGGTTCTCGATGCAACAATCAATACCAAGCCGGGAGATTCACCCGCAGTGGCTGTTTTCTCAAGTGTACCAGTTTGGCTCGTCTTTATCTCAACCTGTTGTGTCATATCAACTTGGCTGAACTGCCGAAAAGTTCAAGTTGTTTCTGAGCGACTGTCTTCACACGCTCTTCGGATGTACTTCGACTACACCAATCCTCAGCCTGGAACAACCATTCGACTATCATCTCGACCTTTGCTAGAATGGCACGCCTTTGCAACAGTCAACAGCCCGAAGGAAAATGGTTTCTCAGTAGTTATTTCAAATGCAGGAGACTGGACGAAGAAGGTCGTCAACGAACCGCCTCGTGAGGTTTGGATTCGCCGCACACCAACCTGCGGTGTCTTGCGTATCGCCCCGATGTTCAACAGTATTGTTCTGGTGGCCACTGGTTCCGGAATTGCACCATGTCTCCCGGTTATTCTTGCACAGCAAACACGGGTAACTCTATTCTGGTCAACTCGAGACCCTCTGGAGACCTACGGTCCAGATATTGCTTCTATCATCCTGGGAATGGGGGATAATGCGCATATTCATAACACTACAACCATGGGTCGACCTAATACTCTTCCTACAGTCCTGGACCTTTACAAGAAGACAGAAAGCGAGGCTGTAGTAGTAATCTCTAATCCAAAACTGACGATTGACTTAGTCTTAGACTTGCAGGCTTTGGGAGTACCAGCTTTTGGTCCAATCTGGGATTCGTAA
- a CDS encoding hypothetical protein (EggNog:ENOG41), with the protein MASRSVTITKRYNQPISMRQSSLQCMQPQEKQATHQSAYNAETERSNRMKKLAYHFVTLCLFTKSDLPTSTGINTTFAIAGILAGPGTISNADIEWKDMGKGILVALYFTWHLTLCFNLGNQRQPQSVIEDGVNKPWRPIPAGRVSPELAHKWQLVSIVTLLALCYTTLGAWQETAFYLFCTWLYNERAWGDKSWWQRALMNACGITTNRVATLRVAVIAIQANSHENFEFTNKGLGWFLMCASLVFTTIQVQDLRDQEGDKLIDRQTFPLILGDAPTRWITAVAVMIWSLVCPLYWGLGVVGCVIPILTGAIVSAHMLICRSRERDQTSFRLVAAWWVSLYFLPMMNARGL; encoded by the exons ATGGCTAGCAGATCTGTCACCATTACCAAGCGCTATAATCAGCCCATTTCAATGCGACAGAGTTCATTGCAATGCATGCAGCCTCAGGAGAAGCAAGCGACCCATCAGTCTG CATACAATGCAGAGACAGAAAGGTCGAACCGCATGAAGAAGCTCGCTTACCATTTTGTCACATTATGCCTCTTCACCAAAAGTGACCTGCCCACTTCCACCGGCATCAATACCACGTTCGCCATCGCAGGGATCCTGGCTGGTCCTGGCACCATCAGTAATGCCGACATTGAATGGAAAGATATGGGTAAGGGCATTCTCGTTGCTCTCTACTTCACCTGGCACTTGACCCTCTGCTTCAATCTCGGGAATCAGCGTCAGCCGCAGTCCGTCATTGAGGATGGCGTCAACAAGCCGTGGCGGCCCATTCCAGCTGGCCGCGTCTCCCCTGAGCTGGCACACAAATGGCAGCTAGTCTCAATTGTCACTCTCCTTGCTCTATGCTATACTACTCTGGGGGCTTGGCAGGAAACTGCCTTTTACCTCTTTTGTACCTGGCTGTACAATGAGCGTGCTTGGGGTGACAAGAGCTGGTGGCAGCGCGCGCTAATGAATGCCTGTGGTATCACTACCAACCGTGTAGCAACCCTTCGGGTAGCAGTCATCGCCATCCAAGCCAATTCTCATGAGAACTTCGAGTTCACCAACAAGGGTTTGGGCTGGTTCCTCATGTGCGCATCCCTTGTCTTCACCACCATCCAGGTTCAAGATTTGCGTGATCAAGAGGGTGACAAGTTGATCGACCGCCAGACCTTTCCTCTTATTCTTGGCGATGCACCAACACGCTGGATCACAGCTGTAGCTGTTATGATCTGGTCATTGGTCTGTCCACTTTACTGGGGACTTGGAGTTGTCGGCTGTGTCATCCCCATCTTGACTGGAGCTATAGTCTCAGCTCATATGCTCATCTGCCGCTCTCGTGAGCGGGACCAAACAAGCTTCCGCCTGGTGGCAGCTTGGTGGGTATCCTTGTACTTCCTCCCCATGATGAATGCGCGTGGACTATAG